The Leptospira neocaledonica DNA window TCTTCCATGATCTCGGAAGCAGATCTTGCCGTTGGGAATTTAGAAACCACTCTCCCGGGAGATCCGAAACAATATACTGGATATCCTCAGTTCGGCGCACCGGACTCCCTTGCAAAAGCGATTAAAGATCTCGGATTCGATGTACTTTCGACTGCAAATAATCATTCCTGTGATAAGGGAAAATTGGGAGTTGTGCGAACTCTTTCTGTTTTGGATCAATTGGGTCTGAAACACTTAGGGACTTACAAGGACAAAGAAGAATATGAGAAAAATAGAATATTGTTTGTACCTGTAGGAAGTTTGAATCTTGCATTTTTAGAGTATACATATGGAACCAACGGTTTGGAAATTCCTGCAGGCACCGTAGTTAATCTGATAGATAAGGAACAAATCGCTTCCGATATCGCTTTGGCGAAAAAATCCAACCCGGATGCAATTATCGTAATGTACCATTACGGAACGGAATATTTACATCATCCGGATCCTTCTCAAGTGGAAATGGTGGATCATGCTTTTTCTTCCGGAGCGGATATCGTCTTGGGAGGACATCCTCACACTCTTCAAAAGTTCGGTAAAAAGACGATAAAGGATAAATTCGGAATCTCAAAAGAAAGATTTTATATTTATTCTTTGGGTAACTTTATATCGGGTCAGGATAGACGTTACGTAGATGGAGGGATTGTTCTAAAATTCTCTTTGTCTAAAGAAAATGATAAATTAA harbors:
- a CDS encoding CapA family protein, which translates into the protein MIRSCIFCLGIAFFVVPCSSQNVKTNSSADAVRIVAVGDIMSHQTQIDTAYDKECDCWKFDEVFQEVSSMISEADLAVGNLETTLPGDPKQYTGYPQFGAPDSLAKAIKDLGFDVLSTANNHSCDKGKLGVVRTLSVLDQLGLKHLGTYKDKEEYEKNRILFVPVGSLNLAFLEYTYGTNGLEIPAGTVVNLIDKEQIASDIALAKKSNPDAIIVMYHYGTEYLHHPDPSQVEMVDHAFSSGADIVLGGHPHTLQKFGKKTIKDKFGISKERFYIYSLGNFISGQDRRYVDGGIVLKFSLSKENDKLNIFDIGYEPVWVYIDRTGSKAQFRLLPVKKYLNNDQERKLTDTAYQRMKQFYKDTVDLLGP